The Salvia splendens isolate huo1 chromosome 20, SspV2, whole genome shotgun sequence nucleotide sequence agatgtcgaacacgacgtcgcccttgacgagctcagactccgtgtattgtttcctaactatgggaatcttgttgagctcgccatcgagctcgtccaacggttcaggccgagggtgacggataacggactccggccctctccagggaaaactaggagccgcggtcctatcatagtagaagaagcgattttgccacttcggccacttcgttttacaaaaggccctaaaaggctgtaaagggatcaagtaaaaccaagaccccttcctcttaaattgaaagaatttaaggatcgccttcaaagacaaatcccttcctaacctacggagttcggcagcgaaggccgacaagtgcctccaagagttcggagtcacctggcctaaaggaagctgaaaaaaatctagtaaatctataaaggcagaagggagggggaaacgaagcccgcattctaagcaggcctcgtacacggtgacgtaaccctccggcggggagtcagccctgtgatcaccgtcaggtaccaccgccttccccccaggaaaagagtatttttcgtaaagggatatcacagtatccttactcaagatactgtgaaaatactctacggtcttctccccggattctttccggctagaagaccccttaccccctttcctaacgctacccgactccgaagaagaagaagaagacatttttcttactttttgaaggtgaagatagtctgaaaaaattcttgaaagcggagagagaattttcgcaagaaagagagtatagaagacgcaacagcaaaagtgcttcaatgatgaagaaagagcgtatttatcagatacgggaaagatttcgaaatcgttgcgccgtttcgaatcccaccttttcaggaatcaacggccggattttactgtcgcatttaatgcaggcatgcgctaggcacgtcccctgacgtcagcctcccccttaccgttatccagaatgccgaagtgactcacctcgccgaagtgatccacttcgcttttcggggggggtagtgatggggtacgaactaaaccctaatggcaagcccaataacagtgacggcccatcagcccagagcccaagaaagagtatctgttcggcaccaaagagttcggcacgaccaaagagttcggcacgaccaaagagttcggactcagcctacagctcggtaaaagccgaccagtcaagctctcctctcagatcggcaagagctgatcggtaaagtccagcagttcggtctcagcattcgaccgaactaggagttggtggactcacgaaaggcctccacgacctccactatacccacgatctatttagtggtatgaagcagttattgagcagttattgctcacccacgatcttgttagtggggctgcaaaccacgatcctagttcaatgtataaatagaacttagatctgatagaaaagggttaagctctctagagataaaatagcatatagcaagtctgtgttgtaagctgtattttcgcagatcaagcaatacaaacctgccctcatttctccccgtggacgtagatttacctcagtaaatcgaaccacgtaaattcattgtgtcataattctctaccagcatttactaacatcaataattcgcggaatcatcagtCTTTGATTACAAGTTGGGGAAGTCGGGTACGTGACACTTGCTACAGAATATTAGTGGGATCATATTATGAAGAACATGAATTCTATACAACAGGAGGAACGTGTCATGATAAAGAGTTGTTCTTGTCTGAATGCAACCTTGAAGAAGAGAGAGTATTAGCAGAGGGTCTGGGCATATGCTTTGTGGAAGGATTGAAGATTTTGACAATTCAAAGTTGTGAAGGAATAGAGTACATTTGGAGGAGTGAGGCAGGATTATCATCTCAAATATCTGCTCTTGAAAAAATTGAACTGCTTGAGTTGGATGGTATGAAGGGGTTGATCGAACAGGGGGAAATTGGAGCATCAGCTGCACTTGCACAACCTGTGTTTTCCTCTCTGACACGGCTTTCAATTAGTAACTGTAACAAGATGAGGATACCATTACCAGGAGCTCCCAACCTCGAAGATATTCATATAAGCGAGTGTGAAGAAATAGAAGAGATATTCGAAGATGAAGAAAGACATTGCCTCGCCCTCCCAAAATTAGAACGAGTACGGTTACATGATCTTCCAAGACTGAGGAAGGTGGGGATATCACTATCACGAGTTCCCAACCTTGAAGCTATTTGTGTGACTAAGTGTGGAGGATTAGAAGATGTGTTCGATGATGAAGGAACAGGTTCCCTCACCCTCCCCAATTTAATAAGGTTGAGGTTGGAAGAGCTTCCAAAATTGAAGAGCCTATGCAAGGGAACAACCATCATTTGCAACTCCATTGACTCTATCTATATAAGAGAGTGCCCAAGATTGATGAACAAACTTCCTGTGGTTGTGGATTCGGCTATGCCTCGACGATGTAAGATAGAGGTGAACACAGAACTGTGGGAATCATTGATGTCGGACAATCCCAACCTCTCTCTATTTTCCAAAGGCGGTgaatattttatcttatattttTGATGCATTGTTTTTGGCACAAATGTTTCTGGATTCATGTTTTATAATAAGTTAATAACACGACACGTATCCTTTGCTTATGCGTCAGCACACGCATATCCATATTTCCACAAATTCAGAAATTGATGATAGCCAATAATGTAATTACAacattcatacaaaatgttaCGTTATTATTAGTACAAAAGTTTGAAGTTTGcataaaaatataagaaattttattttcattttattttaatatattatgttAACATTATGTTAAGTATGTGTATTTTTAAATGTTACCAATCAAAATTTATACATTTCTATTGTTTAGGGACTAAAAAGACAGTCcctataatataaaataataatggatttttttgtataaatatatgAGAATGATTTTTTGACATAATGACATTGTCATAATTAGTAATttgatattatattatattatattatattatattatattatattatattatatttagtattaaatttatattttacatATATACTATTTTATCCTTATAGTTATAAAACGTgtgtttctttttaattaagGAATATGAGTTTCTTAATGAGATTTGTTAAACTAAGTGCCTTGCATTTAATTACATTTCAaagatttttatttcattatttgtcAAGTTCTTTCACCTTTTCTCTAATGACTAATTATAtcactttcttcttctttaattatatttcttttattaataaattctcattttcttcttctccggTTATAATTATCCATCAACAAATTATCTCTTTCCCAATTGGCTCAATTATGATTTTCTATAATATTTACATCATTTTATTACATACAGATTACAATAGTCATTTCATTAATTCCCTTTGCTTTCTCTCTTCCTAAATTAAAAGTCTTTATGTAAATTAAAATCCTATTTTGATTTATTCATTTCCCTCTGTAGCTTCTACaacaaatttcaaaaaattatttttttgcacaatttttaatttcatgattcttaatttttagaattttataaatgacactcaataaaaaaaatagttgcaCGTTCTTAACCCATCATATAATTTTTAACATATTTTAAGTTATATACTTGCTTCTCTTTAAATAATAGAGCTTTAAgcttaattcataaaattatgaaacaaattaaaatttgatatacgaTATGTTATTACTAAATGAGCTTACAGTTTTGATTTGAATTCTTTGCTTTCCAAAACTATAgtttctttaaatttttaacTTTTCGGAATGTTACAACCATATCTCGATCAAAAAAATAATGGCATGTTCTTAGCTCAATTCAATATAATATGTAACacatttatatttgatatatgatttattaattctaaatgagtttacaattttgattttaacaattcataattttgatttttattatttacgTTCCAAAATTTTAATATCTTTAAATGTCTAATTTTTTGGAACCTTTACGATTGGACATCGATCAAAAAATAATCCcatgatcttaactcatttatttaatatcttaaaaatattggttaatattttcttttatttataaaatagagTTATTTGCTCAATTTGCCACAACATGCAATCAATaaaaatttttatatatgatttatatttatttatttagggAGTTCAAGTTTATGAATTTCATAAATTCATATTTAATGATTTACTTTCCAAAATATTAACTTCTATAAATTATTGATTTTGGAATGTTATGACGAACCTCTATCAAAAAAATTATCACATATATTTTTAACTCATTTATTAAAAGTTTAGAGCTTCATAGTTAATATTTACCctttttttgtaaaatatagtactagagTCTTAGCCTAATTCACCATGCAATGAattataatttgatatatgGTACTtagtatattaataataattgagTTCACATTTTTAATTAGAAGAATTTCAgaattatgattttaattttaaaattttgattttttaattcttaaaattttaaataaggaGAAATATTGTACAAAATTGTAGAATACACCCTAAAAAAATAcgaataaaaatagaaagagaaaatgaaaaagtttGTAGTTACATTAATTAGATATGACTTTAATGTATcatattaattgaaattttcttCACATTAAAATTCCCTAAATTAGAAATATCCATAATTACTTTATAAAGGGTATATTAGTCAAGATTGGATGTCCCATTTCTGTCTAATATTGTAGGCTGATTATAACTAGTCGCTCCTCAGAAGTGTGTTGGCAAAAAGTggttcaagtaaaaaatgtataCGCATGGGAATTGTTGAATGGCTGAGGGGCGAGAGAGCCATTCATACATGGAGAGCGTCAAGGCATTACTCCTTGAGTCGTGTTGTAATCTAGAAAATGTGCCATAGATGAAAGAACTCAAGGAGTTAAACCTCTCGTATACAGCCATCACGGAAGTCCCTCAAGGAGTTGGGGAATTATTCAATCTCAAATTCCTTGCAATGGATGCACAAGAATTAAAGATGCTTCCAAGAGGAAGAATCTTAGAATTACCATTCCATGTACAAGTAGCTGTTGAAGAAATTGAGAATCTGAAATTGCTAGAGGAGTTTTGTGGAAGAGTGGAAAATGTGAATGATTTTAATTCTTTGATTTCAAGTTGGCTAAGCCGGGTGCATGACACTTGCTGTCACAATACGAGTGGGATGTTGTATCTTGTAGTTGATAGAATCATCATACTACAGCAAATCAAAAGAGTTTTTTCTTCGATTTTCTCATTCAATTTCCTACTGTGATTTCCTTCTTGATTGTTccttcttgttttcttgctcGGCTTTACCTCAATTTGTAACAGTGGATGGATTGAAGAGATTGAGAATTGAAAGATGCGGAAGAATAAAGTACATTTTGAGTAGTGAGGCAGGATTATCATCTCAAATATCTGCTATTGAAAAAATTGAGCTGGTTGAGTTGGATGATATAAAGGGGTTGATCGAAAAGGGGGAAATAGGAGCATCAGCTGCACTTGCACAACTTGTGCTTTCCTCTCTGATAAAGTTAACAATTTATAAGTGTAACAGGATGAGGATACCATTACCAGGAGCTTCCAACCTCGAAGATATTCGTATCATCAAGTGTGAAGAAATTAGAAGAGATATTCGAAGATGAAGGAACAGGTTCCCTCACCCTCCCTAAATTAAAAACCTTACGGTTAAAAGAGCTGTCAAGACTGAGGAAGGTGAGGATACCACTATCAGGAGTTCCCAACCTCGAAGATATTCATACCAGCGTGCGAAGAAATAGAAGAGATATTTGAAGATGAAGGAACAAGTGCCCTCAACCTCcctaaattaaaatacataagtTAGATAAGCTGCCAAGACTGAGGAAGGTGGGGATACCACTATCAGGAGTTCCCAGCTTTCAAGTTATTTCTATGAGAAAGTGTGGAGAAATACAAGAGATATTCAGAGATGAAGGAACAGGTTCCCTTACCCtccctaaattaaaaaaagttgaaGTTGAAAGAGCTTCCTACACTGGAGAGCCTATGTAAGGGAACAACCATCATTTGCAACTCCATTGAAGCTATCTCCATAAAAGAGTGCCCAAGATTGATGAACAAACATCCTGTGGTTGTGGATTCGGCTGTGCCTCGACCACGTAAGATAAAGTTGAACCCAGATTTGTGGGAATCATTGGAGTCGGATGATCCGAACCTCTCTCATTTCTTCTATACTACCCCCATTACCCAAGGCTGATCAAGTTTTAATGTAAGTTTTTGGCACAATTGTTTTCTGTATTGATGTTTTGCAAATCTGCCTTTTGCTTATGCATCAGAACACACATATTTCCACTAATGTAATTTCTAGCAGGAACTACCTATGGAAGTCAAGATATGCCTAAGCTAACTTTCAGTAAAGGTGTGAATCTAAGAGCTGGTGTTAACAAAATCTCTCTGCTGAGCATTGCGGTTGGGCTCCCAGTTAGTCTCCTTTTCCCTTTCTCAACTACATCCAAACGTGCTAGGCCATCTTTCTGATAAACATATAGTAGGATATATTGTTGAAGAAAATTCTTTTTTGATTACTTGTTCATAGTCTTGATATTCTTATCTTTCAATGTTTTTCTCAGAACGTGGGGCCTCATTTCGAGACGTGGAATGCTGGCGTCCTAGGCCCTGTTTCACTCAGTGGCCTTAACGGAGGGAGAAGAGACTTGACATGGCAGAAATGGACTTACAAGGTGatatttttatcatttcaaCACCCTCTTTTCATCATTTAGTTCTTTCTCCCCCTCATTTGCTTCGTGGCTTTGGTGGACAGGTTGGTCTGAAGGGGGAATCTCTAAGTCTTAATTCTCTCAGTGGAATCTCGAACGTTGAGTGGGTTGAAGGATCCTATGTTGCACAAAGGCAGCCATTAACATGGTACAAGGTGAGTATATTTTGCTTTGAGAACTTTGGTGCTTTGCTCAGGTTCATGTTAGGTAGGTTCATCTAAGCATGTTTGGCTGTTGACAGACGACTTTCAATGCTCCGGGAGGAAACGAGCCGTTGGCTTTAGATTTGAACACGATGAGTAAAGGTCAGATATGGATCAATGGTGAGAGCATCGGGCGCTACTGGAATCAGTACAAAGCATCCGGCAGCTGTGGTGAATGCAACTATGCCGGTTGGTTCAATGAAAAGAAATGCCTAAGAAACTGCGGCGAAGCTTCTCAAAGATGGTAATTCAAAAATCTTTGTGCAACATCTGCTTGTTCGTCTAGTTTTAGATTCGTCGATCAAACCGAGATTCCTAACTCTAGCTTACAGGTACCATGTTCCTCGCTCGTGGCTCCGCCCAACTGGCAATCTTCTCTTTGTCTTTGAGGAATGGGGAGGTAATCCAAGCGGCATCACTCTAACGAAACGAGAAGTAGCAAGCGTATGCTCGGACATATACGAGTGGCAGCCAACCCTAGTGAACTATCAGCTACAAGCATCAGGAAAAGTGGACAAACACCTCTCTTGTGATGCAGGGCAGAAGATCTCATCCATCAAATTTGCTAGCTTCGGAACGCCTCAGGGCTCTTGTGGTAACTTTCGACAAGGAAGCTGCCACGCGTTCCATTCGTACGACGTTTTTGAGAAGGTACACTTATATCTCCTCTCTATATCACTACTACTAGATCTTGTTGAGATGTTTCTTGAACTAATTTTCGACTTCTCATTACCATAACCGGGCTTTGCAGTACTGCATCGGCCAAACTTTTTGCACGGTGCCTGTGACACCCCAGATCTTTGGAGGTGATCCATGTCCAAGTGTGATGAAAAAGCTCTGTGTCGAGATTGTCTGTAGTTGAGGGTTTATGAGACGCTCTAGCTGCCGTGGTGCAGGTTGTTCGTCGTGCTTTAGATGTGATTGTTTTTTCTTGGGGGCTTTGGTGAGTGAAGTTGTGCATACATACAACACACTGTCAAGTCCAGAGCCTCTGAAGATTTTCTAGGTAATCATTTGTATGTATATAGCTATACTTTGATTTTTCTGCAAATGTAATCACGGAGATGGGATGGAGTGTGCGTCGAGACGACAAAGTGAGGCCGCGCACACGTTCATCTCTTCGTGCTTCGACCAAGATCTACCTTTGCTTTGCAAGATTTGGAGATTTGTATGTTTGAATGTGAAAGGAGCAATTATTCATTGCTTCACTtctctaaaaaatattttatggaAGATACAACTTCTAGTTGATAAAATGCTCTCTTGTAGCTTTGTATTAGAACTATTACAAACAAATCTTGactaaatttcatattttatttgggCAATTTGCAGTTCCTAGAAGTAAAGTAGATTACATTCAAAATTACAGAAGTAAAAGTCACATTTTGTAAAATATAACATAATTCCACTTCACTCAATCTTCACGGATGAATAGACCATCCTGACAAACCATAAGCAGGCGTAGAAGCCGACTGAGCCAGTCACCACGAAGAAAGCACACAACACGACAAATATATAACCTGCGTACCAAATCCCACATACCAGCATTACGATCTCCCACTTAGCGAAGAAGTAGAAAACTGAATACACAAGAAGGAAGAATGCAGAGGAGCCACCATTCAAGAAGGCTCTCCACCACCACTTGTAGTCTTCACTGCACAACTGCAGATAGCAGAAGACCACTGGATGAACTGAAGCTCAATGAGAACCGATACAAACGGAATAATGCCTCCCATTGGTATAGAAAAGATGGGTCTGAGGTACCATGGCTGTTTAGGAATCTTTCTTGGGATTTTACAGGTTTCCACCGGAGCTTCAAAGGCAGTCTTTCTGTTACCAAAATAGCCACCAAGAAACACTAATGGACCTGAAACTCCAAACCGCAGGATCAAAAGTGCAAGCACTGTTCCAAAGGGTACGCCCGAAGATAACATTTCACCGCAAATAAGAGTTCTTACTGCAAAAGAACACTGAGAGAACAATACCGGGGAGGAGAAGGGCTGTTTTCAAGGCACCCCTCTTCCAGTCTGTGGTCTTGAACATTTTGTGGAGATGAGCAGAGGAATAGCCACCAAAGAAGCTCATGAGAAGCCATGGCAGTCATGAGCCATCCATGGTTGAAATAGGAGAAGCAGCCTAGCAACACAAAGATCATTGTCGCAAGTGTCGTCCCAAGCGTCTGAAGTCCAGATCACACACCACTTCCACATTCAAAGGCGGTCTGAAAACATCGCCATGGACCAGCTTCCACCCCGTTTCTTCATGAGCTTCGTCTTTGCTTTCCAGTTGATCATAGCTTGCAATGCCCTTGCGCAGAGTCCGTATCATGATCATTGCCACTGTGCCACAGAGGAAGAGCATGATCAACAAGGAGTTGGCAATTGAGAACCAGTGGATTTGTCCATCATTGACCAAGAGGTAGGCATCCCACCTTGATGCCCACTTGATATCACTCTCCTACACCGGAGATTTGCTGAAGGATGATTCATATGGAAAAATAAAACCATTccaaaaatcaagaaaagaaaaggagatACCTTGTAGGCAACATCATATGAAAATATGATATCTGCGCCTGCATAAATTTCCTGTAGAGAAACACCACCACCCTTTTCAAACATGTATCTGTTGCTATTGTTGCATGTCGACACATTCATTCTATTAGTATTATCCCACTGGACCTCGTGCTCAATGCTGAAGGAAAAAAGCAATGCATCAAATCCTGAAGGAATGAAATAATAACAGTCTTTGAACAAGTCCAACAACACAATTAAAAAGGTAACCTGTTAGGAGTAACTTCAAACCCCACAATTCTAACAGAATTCACTTCTTCATCTCTATGATACATCACTTTGAAGCTTAAGTGATTATTGATATAATATGGATACACTTCATCAGTCTGTAAAAGAAGGTACACTCATACACACATTTGGCAGTTGCATGATATGACGAATACATGAGTCTTCaagaaaagcaacaaagatACTAACCCTGATTGTTGGCGGCCTGCAGTTTCTAAGTAGTAATAGTCATATGGAAGAAGTGTCTTTGCAGATAACAGCTTGTTCACTTTCACTTGAAGTCCATCACCCTGTTGAGAATGCACAAACTTACAAACACAAAAGTTGCATAAAGCTAAATAAGTGAATTCATTAAGCAAAAACCACTAGAAgaaaaaattaatgacaaatCAGCCAATTTTACAATTAGCTGATCACACATGTATTAGATCATTGCATCTGCAATATCCCCTTGCTCTTTCTTTTCTAGTTTGCTTTAGTAGGATTTGCACCTTTATACAGTACTATATAATTAAACTACCAATTAAATGATAAAACAGATTTAATAGGTAAAACCATACATATAAAAGGAAACTGCTGCCCACGATCAATTCACATAACAATTTAACTGTAACtaaaattaatatatgtgaaatatatattgattagtaattatttttctttttatccttTGTTgcataattttctttatttgtactTCGTCTGTTACTGTAGTAGAAGCGTTTCATTTTGAACACTCCtttcccacatcggatgagtgagggaagttggaaggtgtatataattcatgtccaaccccaattagtttgaggccttttgggagtgaccccaaaacaaatccgtgcgggcttgacccaaagcggacaatatcaaactaatgttgcagtcgacgatcctaacaattTTAACTAACAATTTTAACTATGATGAGAAACTGTGATTGTgtatattaattggagagagaaaatcaCCAAAAACAGAAATGTGTTATCTtatttgggacaaactaaaaaagataATTTGTCATCTTAGCTGGGACAGAaggaatatttattattattttctaaaacgagtgctcaaaatgaaacgcaTCTACTatagtgggacggatggagtatttcttATTGTAATGTACACGTATATGTAAGCAtacaatttatttattccaCTCATAACCGAATTTAGAactgtatgattttttttgtcgGTGGCAAAATGCTTCATTTAGAATAATATGAAAAAACGCATAAAAGATGTAACGTTTTATACCTTTTATTAAACATTTATtctgaaatataaatatgatcATACAATCTTTAttgttagaaaatataatgcagaaaataaaagattattgcagaaagtaaaagaaggGGAGAACTTTAAacactacattgtgaatgaattgaattgattatctcaatggttacacaaccttttataggctctaattctagctatacatggaaaatatattctaattatactaatatcctttgtatttgattttccataatctttaattgctttccttctttattcttgccataacttcatcatttgccttcttgttctccaattaattgatttccttattccaacattTATTATCtgaattaagagcatccacaatggaggcTAGCGGATAGGCTAGCTGATCGCGGGCGCTAGCCGATCCGCTAGCCTCCATTGCGACAATTTAGgctagccgatcggcgagctcTAATCGGCGAGCTCTAGCCGATTCGCTAGCCGCCATTGCGGGCtcggaatcggctagccgattttttttaatcatgtaattttttttataatttacttttttttttaatttaaataaaattattgcattttcccgtatctgtgtcgtaaatttaattccgtatttttgtgattgtaatttttaattatgtaattccgTAATTTGTGTGTGGAagaggagttttttttaaattaatgtactttttttaattttaatattattattgaattttcctgtatctgtgtcgtaaatttaattctgtattttgtgtgattgttaattatttgtttttataattttgtttattgtggctgggttatggctgggctattgcttgtccagttgcttgtcctgatgatgtggcaggaggaatttTTAGGGCTGCTGATGtagcaggaggagtttgtggctaggctatggttgggctattgcttgtccaaaaccattgtggatgctttaATTATACAATcatccacaataagaatagcacagtcatagcctagccacaaactccttctgccacatcatcagcactaaaactcctcctgctacatcatcaggacaagcaactagacaagcaatagcctagccataccctagtcacaataaacaaaattataaaaaataaataattaacaatcacacaaaatacggaattaaatttacgacacagatacgggaaaactcaataataatattaaaattttaaaaagtacattaattaaaaaaagcacattaattaaaaaaaattacagaaATCTAAAAAAACTCCtcctccacacacgagcccctcgcctccgcctcactcctcgccgtcgtcgccgccgttgtcgccgctatccgggacccccaaatctgcggcatctgagcccgcgtctgagccccccacctgtgccgcgGCGGGATTCAAATCGcctcgcatactcacgagcaatgcgtgaagaaaactcttctcctcggggtcagttacCGCCCTCCATTCAACTATgatcttgtacatctgagctcgcgtttgttgacgcgcgaagaagagGAGCTTGGCTGTCGACCCGCTAACATGGGGGATGCCGACTTGACCTCCTGGGAGGCCTAgcgagcccgttgcgcccgcctttgaccatccgggcgagtgcggcgagcaaacgcgggaggggacgggaactcctgtacatcctcggggaggtcgtgggaaccgccgctgctgccaccGCTGTAAGCACTGGTATAGCTCATGCACTGCTTCTTCGGCCAACCAGCATCTACACCTGCctgaaacttctcggagtccatcagcacctcatagttccagtaggtgaactccttgtaaagcccgggctgggggaaggctttctccgctatcctcctgcagtcctcgtcagtttggccactggtctgcattcggagggcgttggtgtacaagccagaaaatcgggagaccccagcccggattcggtcccaccccttgtaggctgctgctattttagtccacaagttgacgatcctctgattattcgaggcgaggggatcatcgcaaacactcaccca carries:
- the LOC121782749 gene encoding beta-galactosidase 1-like, whose translation is MKELKELNLSYTAITEVPQGVGELFNLKFLAMDAQELKMLPRGRILELPFHVQVAVEEIENLKLLEEFCGRVENVNDFNSLISMDGLKRLRIERCGRIKYILSSEAGLSSQISAIEKIELVELDDIKGLIEKGEIGASAALAQLELPTSKIFVSSSVKKLEEIFEDEGTGSLTLPKLKTLRLKELSRLRKCGEIQEIFRDEGTGSLTLPKLKKVEVERASYTGEPILDILIFQCFSQNVGPHFETWNAGVLGPVSLSGLNGGRRDLTWQKWTYKVGLKGESLSLNSLSGISNVEWVEGSYVAQRQPLTWYKTTFNAPGGNEPLALDLNTMSKGQIWINGESIGRYWNQYKASGSCGECNYAGWFNEKKCLRNCGEASQRWYHVPRSWLRPTGNLLFVFEEWGGNPSGITLTKREVASVCSDIYEWQPTLVNYQLQASGKVDKHLSCDAGQKISSIKFASFGTPQGSCGNFRQGSCHAFHSYDVFEKYCIGQTFCTVPVTPQIFGGDPCPSVMKKLCVEIVCS